A region of Geothrix edaphica DNA encodes the following proteins:
- a CDS encoding adenylate kinase, whose amino-acid sequence MSLIANILLGAPGSGKGTQAKCLVETFSLTHLSTGDILRDAVSKGTEIGLRAKAIMAEGKLVDDDTVNGLVFARLLDETSDVLFDGYPRTLQQAQALEDFLSSKGMKVGHVVLVDVPQEVLEARVVGRRVCSNNACGAIYHLESKPSKQAGICDLCGSPLKHRSDDTAEAFRSRMGEFHSTFQPLLGFYKHRPTFRSVDGNRAPELVFESLRHVFGERA is encoded by the coding sequence ATGAGCCTCATCGCCAACATCCTCCTCGGGGCCCCGGGCTCCGGGAAGGGCACCCAGGCCAAGTGCCTGGTGGAAACATTCTCTTTGACTCACCTCTCAACCGGTGACATTCTGAGAGATGCCGTTTCGAAAGGGACGGAGATCGGCCTGAGGGCGAAAGCCATCATGGCCGAGGGAAAACTGGTGGACGACGACACCGTCAACGGCCTGGTCTTCGCGCGGCTGCTGGACGAGACCTCTGACGTGTTGTTCGACGGCTACCCACGCACCCTTCAGCAAGCTCAGGCCCTGGAAGACTTCCTCTCCTCCAAGGGCATGAAGGTCGGGCACGTGGTACTGGTCGATGTCCCCCAGGAGGTGCTGGAAGCCCGCGTGGTGGGCCGGCGCGTCTGCAGCAACAATGCCTGCGGCGCCATCTACCACCTGGAGTCCAAGCCCTCCAAGCAGGCCGGTATCTGCGATCTGTGCGGAAGTCCCCTGAAGCACCGGTCCGACGATACCGCTGAAGCTTTCCGGAGCCGGATGGGCGAGTTCCACTCGACCTTCCAGCCGCTCCTGGGCTTCTACAAGCATCGGCCGACCTTCCGGAGCGTGGATGGCAATCGCGCGCCGGAGCTGGTGTTTGAATCGCTGCGTCACGTCTTCGGAGAACGCGCTTGA
- the secY gene encoding preprotein translocase subunit SecY, whose protein sequence is MNRLRNLFAIPELRKRLLFTLILLAIYRLGVHVSVPGVNAENLAAALKRGGGGLFDVVDLFSGGAFKKFSVFALGIAPYITASIVLQLMGAVVPYLENLQKKEGEAGRQKINQWTRYLTVGLAFVQGMGIASLAQSQNAPGLEVVTNAISPTAFRFLAAFTLSVGTLFVMWIGEQITERGIGNGISLLIFAGIVAGLPQALTTLTVMITQSLQNAPNVPPPGIFILLIGAMIVVLLAVVLVENAYRRIPIHYARRADSAGMSSQRSSYMPLKLNTAGVMPVIFASSVIFFPATIAQFTRWEWLAKAAAYLNPQTHFWIYTPVFVGVVIFFAFFYTSIVFNPDETAENMKRSGGYIPGIRPGKETSIFMDSILSKLTFVGAIYLALVSLVPLLITNNIQGLNFYFGGTSLLIVVGVAMDSAAQLESLLVMRRYDGFLEKGRIRGRSTRGGGS, encoded by the coding sequence ATGAACCGCCTCAGGAACCTCTTCGCAATCCCGGAGCTGCGCAAGCGGCTCCTCTTCACCCTGATCCTCCTGGCCATCTACCGCCTGGGGGTGCACGTCAGCGTGCCCGGGGTGAACGCCGAGAACCTGGCCGCCGCGCTCAAGCGCGGCGGCGGCGGGCTCTTCGACGTCGTTGACCTGTTCTCCGGTGGTGCGTTCAAGAAGTTCTCCGTCTTCGCCCTGGGCATCGCCCCCTACATCACCGCCAGCATCGTGCTGCAGCTGATGGGGGCCGTGGTCCCCTACCTGGAGAACCTCCAGAAGAAGGAAGGCGAAGCCGGCCGGCAGAAGATCAACCAGTGGACACGCTATCTCACCGTGGGCCTGGCCTTCGTGCAGGGCATGGGCATCGCGTCCCTGGCCCAGAGCCAGAACGCGCCCGGCCTCGAGGTGGTGACCAACGCCATCTCCCCGACGGCCTTCCGGTTCCTGGCGGCCTTCACCCTGTCCGTGGGCACCCTGTTCGTCATGTGGATCGGCGAGCAGATCACCGAGCGGGGCATCGGCAACGGCATCAGCCTGCTGATCTTCGCTGGCATCGTGGCCGGCCTGCCCCAGGCCCTCACCACCCTGACGGTGATGATCACCCAGTCCCTGCAGAACGCTCCCAACGTCCCGCCCCCGGGCATCTTCATCCTGCTCATCGGGGCCATGATCGTGGTGCTGCTGGCGGTGGTGCTGGTGGAAAACGCCTACCGGCGCATCCCCATCCACTACGCCCGCCGGGCCGACTCGGCCGGCATGTCCAGCCAGCGCAGTTCCTACATGCCACTGAAGCTGAACACCGCCGGCGTGATGCCCGTCATCTTCGCCAGCTCGGTGATCTTCTTCCCGGCCACCATCGCCCAGTTCACCCGCTGGGAGTGGCTGGCCAAGGCGGCGGCCTACCTCAATCCGCAGACCCACTTCTGGATCTACACCCCGGTCTTCGTGGGGGTGGTGATCTTCTTCGCCTTCTTCTACACCAGCATCGTGTTCAATCCCGATGAGACCGCCGAGAACATGAAGCGGTCCGGGGGCTACATCCCGGGCATCCGGCCCGGCAAGGAGACCAGCATCTTCATGGACAGCATCCTGTCCAAGCTGACCTTCGTGGGCGCCATCTACCTGGCCCTGGTCTCCCTGGTGCCCCTGCTCATCACGAACAACATCCAGGGCCTCAACTTCTACTTCGGCGGCACCAGCCTGCTGATCGTGGTGGGCGTGGCCATGGACAGCGCGGCCCAGCTGGAAAGCCTGCTGGTCATGCGCCGCTACGACGGCTTCCTCGAGAAGGGCCGCATCCGCGGCCGTTCCACCCGAGGGGGGGGCTCATGA
- the rpsQ gene encoding 30S ribosomal protein S17 translates to MSLENKMIRNGVVVSNKADKTVVVKVERKFQHPLYHRTVKQTAKFMAHDETNACGIGDVVKIVETRPLSKRKRWTVLEIVQKAGE, encoded by the coding sequence ATGAGCCTCGAAAACAAGATGATTCGTAACGGCGTCGTGGTCTCCAACAAGGCCGACAAGACCGTGGTGGTGAAGGTGGAGCGCAAGTTCCAGCACCCGCTCTACCACCGTACGGTCAAGCAGACCGCCAAGTTCATGGCTCACGATGAGACCAACGCCTGCGGCATCGGCGACGTGGTCAAGATCGTGGAGACCCGCCCCCTTTCCAAGCGCAAGCGCTGGACGGTCCTCGAGATCGTCCAGAAGGCCGGCGAGTAA
- the rplX gene encoding 50S ribosomal protein L24 has translation MEATTKMKLKKGDQVVVIAGKEKGKTGTISKVSPATNRVVIAGINMIKKATKPNPQTGEGGGIIEKEASIHASNVMILDPKTGKGTRKRPE, from the coding sequence ATGGAAGCCACCACCAAGATGAAGCTCAAGAAGGGCGACCAGGTCGTCGTCATCGCCGGCAAGGAGAAGGGCAAGACCGGGACCATCTCCAAGGTCAGCCCCGCCACCAACCGCGTGGTCATCGCCGGCATCAACATGATCAAGAAGGCCACCAAGCCCAATCCGCAGACCGGCGAGGGTGGCGGGATCATCGAGAAGGAGGCCTCCATCCACGCCTCCAACGTCATGATCCTCGACCCCAAGACCGGCAAGGGCACCCGCAAGCGCCCCGAGTAA
- the rplO gene encoding 50S ribosomal protein L15, with translation MKLNELRPAEGATKSRKRLGRGKGSGLGKTSGRGEKGQKSRSGYRSKRGFEGGQMPLVRRLPKRGFTNIFAPETKEITLSLISIHFKDGETVTLEALREKKLVNSRVEKIVVLASGELTTKVNVVADRITKGAREAILAKGGTIQEPVAKSAE, from the coding sequence ATGAAGCTCAACGAACTCCGCCCCGCTGAGGGCGCCACCAAGTCCCGCAAGCGCCTGGGCCGTGGCAAGGGCTCCGGCCTCGGCAAGACCTCCGGCCGCGGCGAGAAGGGCCAGAAGTCCCGGTCCGGCTACCGCAGCAAGCGCGGCTTCGAGGGCGGCCAGATGCCCCTGGTCCGCCGCCTGCCCAAGCGCGGTTTCACCAACATCTTCGCTCCCGAGACCAAGGAGATCACCCTCAGCCTCATCTCCATCCACTTCAAGGATGGCGAGACGGTCACGCTCGAGGCGCTCCGCGAGAAGAAGCTGGTCAACTCCCGCGTGGAGAAGATCGTGGTGCTGGCCAGCGGCGAACTCACCACCAAGGTGAACGTCGTCGCCGACCGCATCACCAAGGGCGCCCGGGAAGCCATCCTGGCCAAGGGAGGCACCATCCAGGAGCCCGTCGCGAAGTCTGCCGAGTAA
- the rplF gene encoding 50S ribosomal protein L6 gives MSRIGKKPVTLPKGVKVTVTGSEAVVEGAKGKLTCPIPAGITLDVQADSVSLTRANDEAQTRAYHGLTRALLGNAVTGVTEGWKKELDIVGVGYKAAMDGAKLNLELGYSHPIKYEAPAGIQMAVEKTTHIVVTGIDRQLVGQVAADIRKFRKPEPYKGKGVMYTGEVIRRKAGKTGK, from the coding sequence ATGTCTCGAATCGGAAAGAAGCCCGTGACGCTGCCCAAGGGCGTGAAGGTCACAGTCACCGGGTCCGAGGCCGTCGTCGAGGGCGCCAAGGGCAAGCTCACCTGCCCGATCCCCGCGGGGATCACGCTCGACGTCCAGGCCGACTCCGTGAGCCTCACCCGCGCCAACGATGAAGCCCAGACCCGTGCCTATCACGGCCTGACCCGCGCCCTGCTCGGCAATGCCGTCACCGGCGTGACCGAAGGCTGGAAGAAGGAACTGGACATCGTCGGCGTCGGCTATAAGGCCGCCATGGACGGCGCCAAGCTCAACCTCGAGCTCGGCTACAGCCATCCCATCAAGTACGAGGCCCCCGCTGGCATCCAGATGGCCGTCGAGAAGACCACCCATATCGTCGTGACCGGCATCGACCGGCAGCTGGTGGGCCAGGTCGCCGCCGACATCAGGAAGTTCCGCAAGCCCGAGCCTTACAAGGGCAAGGGTGTCATGTACACCGGCGAAGTCATCCGCCGCAAGGCCGGCAAGACCGGGAAGTAA
- the rpmD gene encoding 50S ribosomal protein L30, which yields MSQFIGKQVVLTLKRSIICTTPKHRAFMQTLGLKRPGDTRECEYTPNVHGMVKLVPHLISVQVKG from the coding sequence ATGTCGCAGTTCATCGGCAAGCAGGTGGTGCTGACCCTCAAGCGCTCCATCATCTGCACCACTCCCAAGCACCGGGCCTTCATGCAGACCCTTGGTCTGAAGCGCCCCGGCGACACCCGCGAATGCGAATACACCCCCAACGTCCATGGGATGGTCAAGCTCGTGCCCCATCTCATCAGCGTTCAGGTGAAGGGGTAG
- the rpsD gene encoding 30S ribosomal protein S4 produces MARYTDAVCRLCRREGMKLYLKGERCFKEKCSFETRKGKIPGQHGAGKIKKPTGYALQLREKQKVKRIYGVLEKQFRHYFEKADAKKGVTGHNLLGFLESRLDNVIYRLGFAPSRSSARQMVMHGHVLVNGKRVDIPSFQVKPGQAVELGSRARENDGVKSSVETSAGRGIPKWLSLDATAFKGQVLAAPTREDITLDINEQLIVELYSK; encoded by the coding sequence ATGGCACGTTACACAGACGCCGTTTGCCGCCTCTGCCGCCGCGAGGGCATGAAGCTTTATCTCAAGGGCGAGCGCTGCTTCAAGGAGAAGTGCTCGTTCGAGACCCGCAAGGGCAAGATCCCCGGCCAGCACGGCGCGGGGAAGATCAAGAAGCCCACCGGCTACGCCCTGCAGCTTCGCGAGAAGCAGAAGGTGAAGCGCATCTACGGTGTGCTCGAGAAGCAGTTCCGCCACTACTTCGAGAAGGCCGACGCCAAGAAGGGCGTCACCGGCCACAACCTGCTCGGCTTCCTCGAGAGTCGCCTCGACAACGTGATCTACCGTCTGGGCTTCGCGCCCAGCCGCTCGTCCGCCCGCCAGATGGTCATGCACGGTCACGTGCTGGTCAACGGCAAGCGGGTCGACATCCCCTCCTTCCAGGTGAAGCCTGGGCAGGCGGTGGAGCTGGGTAGCCGCGCCCGCGAGAACGACGGGGTCAAGTCCTCCGTCGAGACCTCCGCCGGCCGTGGGATTCCCAAGTGGCTTTCCCTGGACGCCACCGCCTTCAAGGGTCAGGTGCTTGCCGCGCCGACCCGTGAGGACATCACCCTGGACATCAACGAGCAGCTGATCGTTGAACTGTATTCCAAGTAA
- the rplN gene encoding 50S ribosomal protein L14 gives MIQMGTMLTVADNSGAKKICCILPLGGGVGKIAQLGDVITASVKEAIPGGTVKKKAVVQAVIVRQRKAYRRKDGSYIRFDENAAVIIKKDGEPVGTRVFGPVARELRERKYMKIVSLAPEVL, from the coding sequence ATGATCCAGATGGGAACCATGCTCACCGTCGCCGACAACTCCGGCGCCAAGAAGATCTGCTGCATCCTGCCCCTGGGCGGCGGTGTGGGCAAGATCGCGCAGCTCGGCGACGTGATCACCGCCTCCGTGAAGGAAGCGATCCCGGGCGGCACGGTCAAGAAGAAGGCCGTCGTCCAGGCCGTGATCGTCCGCCAGCGCAAGGCCTACCGCCGCAAGGACGGCTCCTACATCCGCTTCGACGAGAACGCCGCCGTCATCATCAAGAAGGATGGCGAGCCCGTCGGCACCCGTGTCTTCGGCCCCGTGGCCCGCGAGCTGCGCGAGCGGAAGTACATGAAGATCGTCTCCCTCGCCCCTGAGGTGCTGTAA
- the rpsM gene encoding 30S ribosomal protein S13, which translates to MARISGIDLPIGKRIEIALTYIFGIGRAKAHSILTRAKVDFGTKVRDLTEDEVGRIRRVITAEETVEGDLRKNISLDIKRLMDIGCYRGLRHRKGLPVRGQRTHTNARTRKGKRRTVAGKKK; encoded by the coding sequence ATGGCACGCATCTCAGGCATTGATCTGCCCATCGGAAAGCGCATCGAAATCGCGCTCACCTACATTTTCGGCATCGGGCGCGCCAAGGCGCACAGCATCCTGACCCGCGCGAAGGTCGACTTCGGCACGAAGGTCCGGGATCTGACCGAGGACGAGGTCGGTCGCATCCGCCGCGTCATCACCGCCGAGGAGACCGTGGAGGGTGACCTCCGCAAGAACATCTCCCTCGACATCAAGCGGCTCATGGACATCGGCTGTTACCGCGGCCTGCGCCACCGGAAGGGCCTCCCCGTCCGTGGTCAGCGCACGCACACCAACGCCCGCACCCGCAAGGGCAAGCGACGCACCGTGGCCGGCAAGAAGAAGTAG
- the rpmJ gene encoding 50S ribosomal protein L36, with the protein MKVRPSIKKLCEHCKVVRREGINRIICKKNPKHKQRQG; encoded by the coding sequence ATGAAAGTACGGCCCTCCATCAAGAAGCTGTGCGAGCACTGCAAAGTGGTCCGGCGCGAAGGCATCAACCGGATCATCTGCAAGAAGAACCCCAAGCACAAGCAGCGTCAGGGTTAA
- a CDS encoding DNA-directed RNA polymerase subunit alpha has protein sequence MLNLSDFQRPRFAEVTPGSLTDSYGEFVAYPFERGFATTVGHSLRRVLLSSIQGAAVTNVRIKGVMHEFTTLPGVWEDITHVLLNLKEVPFKLHSTEPQTVTISAKGEGTVTSAAIRCNQNVEVVDPNIHIATLGEEGELEIEMVVRLGRGFVTADHNHDESLGLGFIPMDANHSPIIRVNYIVEPARVGQSTDYEKLTLQVWTNGAVNPKEAVSDAALILRDHFLVFARQDEDFTEMEMGSATLGAEAANTWLGKSVEELELSVRANNCLRNANITTIGELVQRTEAELMKTKNFGKKSLQEIKDELARIGLSLGMRLEQEV, from the coding sequence ATGCTGAACCTCAGCGATTTCCAGAGGCCGCGATTCGCGGAGGTGACCCCCGGGTCCCTCACGGACTCCTACGGAGAATTCGTGGCCTACCCCTTCGAGCGTGGCTTCGCCACGACCGTGGGGCACAGCCTGCGCCGGGTGCTGCTCAGCAGCATCCAGGGCGCGGCTGTCACCAACGTCCGCATCAAGGGCGTCATGCACGAGTTCACCACCCTTCCCGGCGTCTGGGAGGACATCACCCACGTCCTCCTGAACCTCAAGGAAGTGCCGTTCAAGCTGCACAGCACCGAACCCCAGACGGTCACCATTTCCGCCAAGGGCGAGGGCACGGTGACCTCGGCCGCCATCCGCTGCAACCAGAACGTGGAGGTCGTGGATCCCAACATCCACATCGCCACCCTGGGCGAGGAAGGTGAGCTGGAGATCGAGATGGTGGTGCGTCTGGGCCGCGGCTTCGTGACCGCCGACCACAACCATGACGAGAGCCTGGGCCTGGGTTTCATCCCCATGGATGCGAACCACAGCCCCATCATCCGCGTGAACTACATCGTCGAACCCGCCCGCGTGGGCCAGAGCACGGACTACGAGAAGCTCACGCTCCAGGTGTGGACCAACGGCGCCGTCAACCCCAAGGAAGCCGTCTCCGACGCGGCCCTCATCCTGCGCGACCACTTCCTCGTGTTCGCCCGTCAGGACGAGGACTTCACCGAGATGGAGATGGGTTCCGCGACCCTGGGTGCCGAAGCCGCCAATACCTGGCTGGGCAAGTCCGTCGAGGAACTCGAACTTTCCGTGCGGGCCAACAACTGCCTCCGCAACGCCAACATCACCACCATCGGCGAGCTGGTCCAGCGGACCGAGGCTGAGCTGATGAAAACCAAGAACTTCGGCAAGAAGTCGCTCCAGGAGATCAAGGACGAGCTCGCTCGTATCGGCCTCTCCCTCGGCATGCGGCTCGAGCAGGAAGTGTAA
- the rplE gene encoding 50S ribosomal protein L5, with amino-acid sequence MTAKQDHAEPRVKARYHQEVVSKLKEEFAFSSAMQVPRLQKIVINMGVGDAIQNIKVLDVAVDELTAIAGQKAVVRKAKKSVAQFKLRAGMPIACMVTLRGPRMWEFFDRLVTLSLPRVRDFRGVPTKSFDGRGNYTLGLKDQLIFQEIDYSRVDKMKGMNITFVTTAANDAEARALLAHLGMPFRK; translated from the coding sequence ATGACTGCCAAGCAGGACCACGCGGAGCCCCGCGTCAAGGCTCGCTACCACCAGGAGGTGGTGTCGAAGCTCAAGGAGGAGTTCGCCTTCTCCTCCGCCATGCAGGTGCCCCGCCTGCAGAAGATCGTCATCAACATGGGCGTCGGCGATGCCATCCAGAACATCAAGGTCCTGGACGTGGCCGTGGACGAGCTCACCGCCATCGCCGGCCAGAAGGCCGTCGTGCGCAAGGCCAAGAAGAGCGTCGCCCAGTTCAAGCTGCGCGCCGGCATGCCCATCGCCTGCATGGTGACCCTGCGCGGTCCCCGCATGTGGGAGTTCTTCGACCGCCTGGTGACCCTGTCCCTTCCCCGCGTCCGCGATTTCCGCGGCGTGCCCACCAAGTCCTTCGATGGCCGCGGCAACTACACCCTGGGCCTCAAGGACCAGCTGATCTTCCAGGAGATCGACTACTCCCGCGTGGACAAGATGAAGGGCATGAACATCACGTTCGTGACCACCGCCGCCAACGACGCCGAAGCGCGGGCCCTGCTGGCCCACCTCGGTATGCCCTTCCGCAAATAG
- the rpsK gene encoding 30S ribosomal protein S11: MAKTQTRTAGKKVVKKKEKKNVPHGVAHVQASFNNTIISISDPMGNMLCWASSGNQNFRGTRKGTPFAAQVAAGIAAEAAKEQGVRSVDVRVKGPGAGRESAIRALNAAGIQVTSIRDVTPIPHNGCRPPKRRRV, encoded by the coding sequence ATGGCAAAGACCCAGACCCGGACCGCCGGCAAGAAGGTGGTCAAGAAGAAGGAAAAGAAGAACGTCCCCCACGGCGTGGCTCACGTCCAGGCGTCCTTCAACAACACCATCATCTCCATCTCTGACCCGATGGGGAACATGCTCTGCTGGGCTTCCAGCGGCAACCAGAACTTCCGCGGCACCCGCAAGGGCACGCCCTTCGCAGCCCAGGTGGCCGCCGGCATCGCTGCCGAGGCCGCCAAGGAGCAGGGCGTGCGCTCGGTGGACGTCCGCGTCAAGGGCCCCGGTGCCGGTCGTGAGAGCGCCATCCGCGCCCTCAACGCCGCCGGCATCCAGGTGACCAGCATCCGCGACGTCACCCCCATCCCCCACAACGGCTGCCGGCCGCCCAAGCGGCGCCGGGTTTAA
- the rplR gene encoding 50S ribosomal protein L18, with translation MANDINIRRDKTKARIRGRVSGTPERPRLTIYKSLKRIYVQAVDDTQGITLASASSLEKDLRASLKNGANIEAAKAVGASIAARLKERGITSVVFDRNGYVYHGRVKALADSAREAGLQF, from the coding sequence ATGGCGAACGATATCAATATTCGACGCGACAAGACCAAGGCCCGCATCCGCGGCCGCGTGAGCGGGACGCCCGAGCGGCCCCGCCTCACCATCTACAAGAGCCTGAAGCGCATCTACGTGCAGGCGGTGGACGACACCCAGGGCATCACCCTGGCGTCCGCCAGCAGCCTGGAGAAGGATCTCCGCGCTTCGCTGAAGAACGGCGCCAACATCGAGGCCGCGAAGGCCGTCGGTGCGAGCATCGCCGCCCGCCTGAAGGAGAGGGGCATCACATCCGTGGTGTTCGACCGGAACGGCTACGTTTACCACGGCCGCGTCAAGGCGCTGGCTGACAGCGCCCGCGAAGCCGGGCTCCAGTTCTAG
- the rpmC gene encoding 50S ribosomal protein L29: MTKKNPFSDLTGKSVEELAQLEAELAAKRFTLRFQHAVGQVENTAEIRKTRRELARVKTALATKLA; this comes from the coding sequence ATGACCAAGAAGAACCCCTTTTCCGATTTGACCGGCAAGAGCGTCGAGGAGCTGGCGCAGCTGGAGGCCGAACTGGCCGCCAAGCGCTTCACCCTCCGCTTCCAGCACGCCGTGGGCCAGGTCGAGAACACCGCCGAGATCCGCAAGACTCGCCGTGAGCTCGCCCGTGTCAAAACCGCCCTGGCGACGAAGCTGGCCTAG
- the rpsE gene encoding 30S ribosomal protein S5 — protein MATAELKDNKETRNSEAGEFKDQVIYVGRVTKVVKGGKNFSFSALVVVGDGNGKVGFGLGKALEVPSAIKKGIESAKRNMIKVPVTSNGSLPHPVTGIFGSGSVLLKPAPEGTGIIAGAAVRAIMEAAGIHNVMTKSLGSSNPHNVVRATFEGLKDLMDPYTVLTNRGLDQAEV, from the coding sequence ATGGCGACTGCAGAGCTCAAGGACAACAAGGAAACCCGCAACTCCGAAGCCGGGGAATTCAAGGACCAGGTCATCTACGTGGGCCGCGTCACCAAGGTGGTGAAGGGGGGCAAGAACTTCTCCTTCTCCGCGCTGGTGGTCGTGGGCGACGGCAACGGCAAGGTCGGCTTCGGTCTCGGCAAGGCCCTCGAAGTGCCCTCCGCCATCAAGAAGGGCATCGAGAGCGCCAAGCGCAACATGATCAAGGTCCCCGTCACCTCGAACGGCAGCCTGCCGCACCCGGTGACCGGCATCTTCGGCTCCGGCAGCGTGCTGCTGAAGCCGGCCCCCGAGGGCACCGGCATCATCGCCGGCGCCGCGGTGCGCGCGATCATGGAGGCCGCCGGCATCCATAACGTGATGACGAAGAGCCTGGGCTCCTCCAACCCCCACAACGTGGTTCGCGCCACGTTCGAGGGTCTGAAGGACCTCATGGATCCCTACACGGTCCTGACCAATCGGGGCCTGGATCAGGCGGAGGTTTAA
- a CDS encoding type Z 30S ribosomal protein S14: MAKISKIVKDSRKPKFSTQHRNRCKCCGRPRGFMRKFELCRLCFRKFALNGELPGVQKSSW; the protein is encoded by the coding sequence ATGGCCAAGATTTCGAAGATCGTCAAGGATTCGCGCAAGCCGAAGTTCTCGACCCAGCACCGCAATCGCTGCAAGTGCTGCGGCCGGCCCCGGGGCTTCATGCGCAAGTTTGAACTCTGCCGTCTGTGCTTCCGCAAGTTCGCCCTCAACGGCGAGCTGCCGGGCGTCCAGAAGTCCAGCTGGTAA
- the rpsH gene encoding 30S ribosomal protein S8 yields the protein MHTDPIADYLTRIRNGIMAGHDAVVVPASKIKAGLCGILKQEGYIHSFKQVEHENRVYLIVNLKYVKDKENVIHGLRRVSRPGLRIYTGAQEIPEVHGGLGIAILSTPKGLLTGKDAKKQNVGGEILAHVW from the coding sequence ATGCATACCGATCCCATCGCTGACTACCTCACCCGCATTCGTAACGGCATCATGGCCGGTCACGATGCCGTGGTGGTGCCCGCCTCCAAGATCAAGGCCGGTCTCTGCGGCATCTTGAAGCAGGAGGGCTACATCCACTCCTTCAAGCAGGTCGAGCATGAGAACCGCGTGTATCTCATCGTCAATCTGAAGTACGTGAAGGACAAGGAGAACGTGATCCACGGCCTGCGCCGCGTGTCCCGTCCCGGCCTGCGCATCTACACCGGCGCGCAGGAGATCCCCGAGGTCCACGGCGGCCTCGGCATCGCCATCCTGTCCACCCCGAAGGGTCTCCTGACGGGCAAGGACGCCAAGAAGCAGAACGTCGGCGGCGAAATCCTCGCCCACGTCTGGTAA
- the infA gene encoding translation initiation factor IF-1, which translates to MSKEEAIELEATVVEALPNAVFRVELENKHQVLAHISGKMRKNFIRILPGDRVLVEVTPYDLTRGRIIYRFK; encoded by the coding sequence TTGAGCAAAGAAGAAGCCATTGAGCTCGAAGCCACAGTGGTCGAGGCCTTGCCCAACGCGGTGTTCCGGGTCGAACTGGAGAACAAGCACCAGGTGCTGGCGCACATCAGCGGGAAGATGCGCAAGAACTTCATCCGAATCCTTCCCGGTGACCGGGTGCTCGTCGAGGTAACGCCCTACGACCTCACCCGCGGCCGCATCATCTACCGATTCAAGTAA
- the rplP gene encoding 50S ribosomal protein L16, producing the protein MLMPKKVKNRKTQKGRTRGVATRGNDLAFGDYGLKAIEHCWLTNREIEAARIAMTRHIKRGGKIWIRIFPDRPTTSKPAETRMGSGKGAPDGWVAVIRPGRILFEMEGVTEEIAREALRLAQMKLSVASEFVSRTPPEE; encoded by the coding sequence ATGTTGATGCCCAAGAAGGTCAAGAACCGCAAAACCCAGAAGGGCCGCACCCGCGGCGTCGCCACCCGTGGCAACGATCTCGCCTTCGGTGACTACGGCCTCAAGGCGATCGAGCACTGCTGGCTCACGAACCGTGAGATCGAGGCCGCCCGTATCGCCATGACCCGCCACATCAAGCGCGGCGGCAAGATCTGGATCCGCATCTTCCCCGACCGTCCCACCACCTCGAAGCCCGCGGAAACCCGCATGGGCTCCGGCAAGGGGGCTCCGGACGGCTGGGTGGCGGTGATCCGCCCCGGCCGCATCCTCTTCGAGATGGAGGGGGTGACCGAGGAGATCGCGCGCGAAGCCCTGCGCCTGGCCCAGATGAAGCTGTCCGTCGCGTCCGAGTTCGTCAGCCGCACGCCGCCGGAGGAGTGA